One window of the Klebsiella oxytoca genome contains the following:
- a CDS encoding DeoR/GlpR family DNA-binding transcription regulator — protein MLASQRKQQILHILAEEKQVMSGDLSQRFRISEDSIRRDLRELAAEGKLQRVHGGALPVSQAIAPIETRKNVQIVSKQTIAQRAVELIQPGQVVIIDGGTTTGEMVRLLPENLACTVVTHSPGIAVALVEKPLIEVILIGGRLFKHSVVSVGSAALESISRINADLFFMGVTGVHHRAGLTTGDYEEAGIKRALAARAAETVVMASQEKLNSASAFAIGDLGLASTLIVDTTLDEALRQQLAIDGVEIVYAL, from the coding sequence GAGGAAAAACAGGTGATGTCGGGCGATCTCAGCCAGCGTTTTCGTATTTCGGAAGATTCGATTCGCCGTGACCTGCGCGAGCTGGCAGCAGAAGGTAAACTTCAGCGCGTTCACGGCGGCGCGTTGCCGGTTTCCCAGGCAATCGCGCCAATCGAAACAAGAAAAAACGTGCAAATTGTATCAAAGCAGACCATAGCCCAGCGCGCGGTTGAGCTTATCCAGCCCGGACAGGTGGTCATTATTGACGGCGGTACCACTACCGGGGAGATGGTGCGGCTACTGCCGGAGAACCTGGCATGTACGGTAGTCACCCATAGCCCGGGCATCGCCGTCGCTCTGGTGGAAAAACCGCTAATTGAAGTGATTTTAATTGGCGGCCGGTTGTTTAAACATTCGGTCGTCAGCGTCGGTTCCGCGGCGCTGGAAAGCATTTCCCGCATCAATGCCGATCTGTTTTTCATGGGCGTTACCGGCGTGCACCACCGCGCAGGATTAACCACCGGCGATTATGAAGAAGCGGGTATCAAGCGCGCGCTTGCTGCACGGGCCGCTGAAACGGTGGTGATGGCGTCACAAGAAAAGCTTAACTCCGCCTCGGCATTTGCCATCGGCGATCTGGGCCTGGCCAGTACGCTTATCGTCGATACAACCTTAGACGAGGCGCTGCGGCAGCAGCTAGCTATAGATGGGGTAGAAATCGTCTACGCTTTATAG